Proteins from a genomic interval of Tistrella mobilis:
- a CDS encoding DMT family transporter: MTTTSANSTPANTTSANGTPANTSPADRRVGFACLAGAMVLVGTTVIASRVIAGGGAGGGMGPFTATALRFALAFPVFLLLMRWQGVRLPRPAPRDLAVLVVQAGAGSVGYTTLLISGLARTSAADAGVVIGTLPVVTAMIAVMVLGERPGRRLLVAIALAAAGMMAVAAGGGGGNGGGGASSLAGTLLVLGAVVCEGLFILLNKKLRIPIAPLALSTVMTGLGFIAAGLPALILERPWAAVPETAALLGVAWYALVPTVIGFVLWYAGAARVSGAEAAPFTALAPVSAVALAALVLGEAVSLPQILGVACVLAALAALQVPNWASWRRR; this comes from the coding sequence ATGACCACCACCTCTGCCAATAGCACCCCGGCCAATACCACCTCTGCCAATGGCACCCCGGCCAACACCAGCCCGGCCGATCGCCGGGTCGGGTTTGCCTGTCTGGCCGGCGCCATGGTGCTGGTCGGCACCACGGTCATCGCCTCCAGGGTTATTGCCGGCGGGGGAGCTGGCGGCGGGATGGGGCCGTTTACCGCCACGGCGCTGCGCTTTGCGCTCGCCTTTCCGGTGTTTCTGCTGCTGATGCGCTGGCAGGGGGTGCGGCTGCCGCGGCCGGCGCCGCGCGATCTGGCGGTGCTGGTGGTGCAGGCGGGGGCCGGCAGTGTCGGCTATACCACGCTGCTGATCTCAGGCCTCGCCAGAACCTCCGCCGCCGATGCCGGGGTGGTGATCGGCACCCTGCCGGTGGTGACCGCCATGATCGCGGTGATGGTGCTGGGCGAACGGCCCGGGCGGCGGCTGCTGGTGGCGATCGCGCTTGCCGCGGCGGGCATGATGGCGGTGGCCGCCGGGGGTGGGGGCGGGAATGGTGGAGGCGGCGCCTCGTCGCTGGCCGGCACGCTGCTGGTGCTGGGCGCGGTGGTCTGCGAGGGGCTGTTCATTCTGCTGAACAAGAAGCTGCGGATCCCGATCGCGCCGCTCGCGCTTTCGACCGTGATGACCGGGCTGGGCTTCATCGCCGCCGGCCTGCCGGCGTTGATCCTGGAACGGCCCTGGGCGGCCGTTCCGGAGACGGCGGCACTGCTGGGTGTCGCCTGGTACGCGCTGGTGCCGACGGTGATCGGCTTCGTGCTCTGGTATGCCGGTGCCGCCCGGGTGAGCGGGGCGGAGGCGGCCCCCTTCACCGCCCTCGCCCCGGTCTCGGCGGTGGCGCTGGCCGCCCTGGTGCTGGGGGAGGCGGTCAGCCTGCCCCAGATCCTGGGCGTCGCCTGCGTGCTGGCGGCACTGGCCGCCCTTCAGGTACCAAACTGGGCCTCGTGGAGGCGCCGGTAA
- a CDS encoding ABC transporter ATP-binding protein → MLRQFFAYYAPYRGLFLLDFGCAVLAGLLELGFPVAVKFYVDELLPGGDWGWIIAAAVGLLVVYLLNTGLMAVVTYWGHMLGVNIETEMRRRSFDHLQKLSFRFYDENKTGHLVGRVTKDLEEIGEIAHHGPEDLFIAIMTFIGAFLLMLWVNVDLALLTAAVVPPIIWVATHYGKRMAGNWDALYGRVGDFNVRIEENVGGMRVVQAFANEDHERRLFARDNDRYRSTKLAAYKIMAASMSLNYMSIRLIQLVVLIAGAYLVLNEQLSYGGFVGFLLLVGVFVRPIEKINAVIELYPKGIAGFRRYLDLLSTEPDIADRPGARPAPRLAGNIRFHEVSFSYGSRPVLDRVSFDIGAGETVAIVGPSGAGKTTLCSLLPRFYDVDAGAIIVDGIDIRDMTLASLRGQIGIVQQDMFLFGGTIRENIAYGRLGATEPEIVEAARRARLMDLIESLPQGLDTVVGERGVKLSGGQKQRIAIARMFLKDPAILILDEATSALDTETEREIQKALAELSVGRTTLVIAHRLATIRGADRILVVDRGGIAEQGAHDELLGAGGLYRRLHEAQFGT, encoded by the coding sequence ATGCTTCGACAGTTTTTCGCCTATTACGCCCCCTATCGCGGCCTGTTCCTGCTCGATTTCGGCTGCGCCGTCCTGGCCGGCCTTCTGGAGCTGGGCTTCCCGGTCGCGGTCAAGTTCTATGTCGACGAGCTGCTGCCCGGCGGCGACTGGGGCTGGATCATCGCCGCCGCCGTCGGCCTGCTGGTCGTCTATCTGCTCAACACCGGGCTGATGGCGGTGGTCACCTATTGGGGCCATATGCTGGGCGTGAACATCGAGACCGAGATGCGCCGCCGCAGCTTCGACCATCTGCAGAAGCTGTCCTTCCGCTTCTATGACGAGAACAAGACCGGCCATCTGGTCGGCCGGGTCACCAAGGATCTGGAAGAAATCGGCGAGATCGCCCATCACGGGCCGGAAGACCTGTTCATCGCGATCATGACCTTCATCGGCGCCTTCCTGCTGATGCTGTGGGTGAATGTCGATCTGGCCCTGCTGACCGCGGCGGTGGTGCCGCCGATCATATGGGTCGCCACCCATTACGGCAAGCGCATGGCCGGCAACTGGGATGCGCTCTATGGCCGGGTCGGCGATTTCAACGTCCGGATCGAAGAGAATGTCGGCGGCATGCGCGTGGTCCAGGCCTTCGCCAACGAGGATCACGAGCGCCGGCTCTTCGCCCGCGACAACGACCGCTACCGCTCGACCAAGCTTGCCGCCTATAAGATCATGGCGGCCAGCATGTCGCTCAACTATATGAGCATCCGGTTGATCCAGCTGGTGGTGCTGATCGCGGGCGCCTATCTGGTGCTGAACGAGCAGCTCTCCTATGGCGGCTTCGTCGGTTTCCTGCTGCTGGTCGGCGTCTTCGTGCGGCCGATCGAGAAGATCAATGCGGTGATCGAGCTGTACCCCAAAGGCATCGCCGGGTTCCGCCGCTATCTCGACCTTCTGTCGACCGAGCCCGACATCGCCGACCGCCCGGGCGCCCGGCCGGCGCCGCGGCTGGCGGGCAATATCCGCTTCCACGAGGTCTCGTTTTCCTATGGCAGCCGGCCGGTGCTCGACCGGGTCAGCTTCGACATCGGCGCGGGCGAGACGGTGGCGATCGTCGGCCCCTCGGGTGCCGGCAAAACGACGCTCTGCTCTCTGCTGCCGCGGTTCTACGATGTCGACGCGGGCGCGATCATCGTGGACGGCATCGACATCCGCGACATGACGCTTGCCTCGCTGCGCGGCCAGATCGGCATCGTGCAGCAGGACATGTTCCTGTTCGGCGGCACGATCCGCGAGAACATCGCCTATGGCCGGCTTGGGGCGACCGAGCCCGAGATCGTCGAGGCCGCCCGCCGTGCCCGGCTGATGGATCTGATCGAGAGCCTGCCCCAGGGGCTGGACACGGTGGTCGGCGAACGGGGCGTGAAGCTTTCGGGTGGGCAGAAGCAGCGCATCGCCATCGCGCGCATGTTCCTGAAGGATCCGGCGATCCTGATCCTCGACGAGGCGACCTCGGCGCTCGACACCGAAACCGAGCGCGAGATCCAGAAGGCGCTGGCGGAACTCTCGGTCGGCCGCACCACCCTGGTCATCGCCCACCGCCTTGCCACCATCCGCGGCGCCGACCGCATCCTGGTGGTCGACCGTGGCGGCATCGCCGAACAGGGCGCCCATGACGAACTGCTGGGCGCGGGCGGGCTTTACCGGCGCCTCCACGAGGCCCAGTTTGGTACCTGA